CGCCGGGCCGGCGCTGCGCCGCAGGCTGCTGGTGCCGACCATGGCGGTCGTGGGCCTGCCGTTGCTCGGGTTCGCGGTGCCCGGCCTGCCGGTCTGGGGGTGCGGGGCACTGCTGGTCCTCGCCGGCGGCGGGTTCTCCTACGAGCTGGGGATCCAGCAGCGGTTTCGCGACGTCGTCCCGGTGAGTGCCCGAGGTCAGGCGTTCAGCCTGCTGACCACAGGACTGATGGCCGCACAGGGCATCAGCCCGGCTATCGCCGGCGCCCTGGCCGGCTTCGTCCCGGTGGTGGACGTGATTGCACTGTGCGGCGCCGTATCGGTGCTGGCGGCCGTGCGGTTCCGGTTGCGTGCCGCGGAGGTGATGGGCCGGCTCACGCCGCCATGACGGACGTCTCGGCGCCGTGAAGTTCGGCTAGGGCGTCTCCCGTGAATAGTTGAGCTGGCCTCTGGTAGGCGTGCCGGGATCACTGTGGACCAAAAGGACGGCACCCACCAGCATGCCGCCGGGGCCGGAAAAGGGGGATGCAGCGACGACGTCGGAGGACTCGACCGGTCCTGCGGCGGCTGAGCACCGAAATCCACCTCGCCGTCGACGGACGAGGCCAGTCGATGTCGTTCCTGATCACCCAGGGCCAGGTGGGCGACGACCCACAGCTGGTTCCGCTGGTTGATGGCATCAAGGCCCAGCTGCTGAGCCGGTTCAGGCAGGGTGACTGCCGCGCTTCCCCAGGGCGGCCAGGTCCAGGCCGGAAATCCGTTCGAGCAGCTCGCTCTCGTTCTCGGCGAGGTGTGCGCCGACCGCGGCTCGGGTGCGTCCTGCGTCCTGCGCGCGGACGGCGTCGAGGATGGTGGTGTGGATGCGCTCGCGGCGGTCGCGTTCGCTGGAGGCGATGGCGGCGAAGTCGTAGACGAGTCGTGTGTACCGTTCGGCGGCGGCCCAGAGCTGTTCGAGGGTGCGCAGGTCCCACGCCGAGGCGGCGGGTTCGATCAGCGTGCGGTGGAACCGCTGGTGAGCCTGCCAGACTTCCTCGGGGTCGTCGTCTTCGAACCGGGCGATCAGCTCGGCGAGGCCGCGGACGTGGCCAGGCGGATTGAGTGTCGCCGAACGGGCGGCGAGTTCGGGTTCGATCATCTTGCGCAGCCCGTAGATCCCGGAGACGTCGGCAACGGACAGGGGCACGACCACGGCGCTGCGAGCGTGCTGAAGCTCGATGAGTCCCTGGCCTTCCAGCCGCCGCAGCGCTTCCCGGACCGGGATGTGGCTGAGGCCCATCTGGCGGGCCAGTTCGGCCACCGAGAAGCGCGCTCCGGGAGCGAGGACGCCGCGCAAGATCGAGGACCGGACCTCGACGGTGACCAGGTCGACCGCCGAAACCTGGTGTCCGGTCACCGGCTTGAACGCTTGGTCGGCCACGTGATCCTCCTGTTCGAAGTACGGTCGGCACCCCTCCGCCGCCTGCGCTATATCGTAGCGTCCTTACTTTCTGTGATCGATCTGCCTCCATCGGTCGATTTGCCCTGATTGAAGGCCTTCCTTTCGCTGGAAGCTTGTGTCTTCGCTCACCGTATGTCAGGCTGCCGCAACAAGCTATCGTATATCGTAGCGAGATGTTGGCTCGCAGGAAGCAGGCAACGATGCCGCAGCGCCGAGTGTTGATTCGAGGCGGTTCCCTCGTCTCGATGGACCCCGCGGTCGGAGACCTGACTGGTGACGTGCTGATCGAAGATGACGTGATCGCGGCGATCGGCCCCGAGCTGACGGTGGCCGAAGCAGCGGCAGAAGTCATCGACGCCAGCGGCTACATCGTGATCCCGGGGATGATCGACACCCACCGGCACCTCTACCAGAACCTGTTGCGAGGCTTGGGATCGGACTGGTCGCTGTTCCAGTACTGCGTGGCCATGTTCGGCACGCTGGGCCCGAACTTCACCGCCGAGGACATGCACCTCGGCAACCGCCTCGGCTCACTCGACGCGCTGGACTCGGGGGTGACGGGGGTCTTCGACTGGTCGCACAACCAGCTCACCCCGGCCCACACCGACGCGCTCGTCGAGGGGATCGAGTCCGCCGGCATCCGGGCGCAGTTCGGCTACGGCGGTTCGATGAAGCAATACGTGGAGTGCCTCGCCCCACCCTTCCGCAGCACCGCCCACACCGACGCGGCCGAGGTGCGGCGGCTGCGTGACCGCTTCCCGTCGGACACCGGCCTGATCACGCTGGGACTGGCTGCCCGCGGTCCCGACCTGTCGGTCATGGACGTGGTCAAGGCGGACTGGGCGCTGGCGCGAGAGCTCGGCATCCGGATCAACATCCACCTCGGGCAGGGCATCTTCCCCGGCCGGCCCGCCGTCGCGCCCCTGCTCGACGCCGGTCTGCTGGGCAACGACCTGACGTTCGGTCACTGCAACCTGCTCACCGACGAGGAGATGAAGGTGATGGCCGACCACGGCGTCACCGCGACCGTCACGCCCGAAGACGAGGCGAACATGGGCCACGGCTTCCCCCGATCACCCGGCTGATGAAGGCCGGAGTGGTGCCGAACATCGGGGTGGACACGTGCATCGCGGTCGGCGGCGACCAGTTCACCGCGATGCGATTCGCCCTGGGCGTGCCGCGATCCCAGCACAACGGTGCTCAGCTCGAAGCGGGGGAGAACCCGTGGGACCTGCAACTGTCGGCACGGGACGTGCTGGGCATGGCCACGATCGAGGGCGCCCGCGCACTGGGCCAGGCCGACCGGCTCGGCAGCCTCACGCCGGGAAAACAGGCCGATCTGGTGCTGATCAACACGGCCGACGTGTCGATGACCCCGGTTCTCGATCCCGTTGCCGCCGTCGTGCACCACGCCGGCCGCAGCACCGTGAGCGACGTCTTCGTCGCCGGCAACCGGGTGAAGAAGGACGGCCGCCTGGTCGGGGTGGACGTCGCCGAGCTGCACCGCTCTGCCTCCGCCGCGGCGCAGGGCATTCTCGCCCGTTCGGGCGTCCAGGCCGGCTGGAAGCCGCCGGCCGCCTGACCCCCCGAGCCGATTCCAGGAGGACTCTCGTGAGCAACGCAGCTCTTACCGCGGTCAAGGCCTGGTACAGCGCCATCTCCGAGCGCGACTGGACGACGTTGCGGAGCCTCGTCGATCCGGAGATGGAATTCGTCGTCGCCGACGGCTTCCCCGCCGGCGGCCGTTACGTCGGCCCCGAGCAGATCTTCGACACCTTCTTCCCCGCCTCGTTCGCCTCGTGGAGCGCCATCCTCCCCGAGGTCGACGAGATCTTCGCGGTAGCCGGGGAGAACGTCGTCGTGCGCGGCCGCTACGTCGGCCGCACCAAGGTCACTGATACCCCGTTCGACGTGCCGTTCGCCCACCTGTGGCGAGCCCGGGACGGCAAACTCGTCGGGCTC
This genomic window from Amycolatopsis mongoliensis contains:
- a CDS encoding GntR family transcriptional regulator; amino-acid sequence: MADQAFKPVTGHQVSAVDLVTVEVRSSILRGVLAPGARFSVAELARQMGLSHIPVREALRRLEGQGLIELQHARSAVVVPLSVADVSGIYGLRKMIEPELAARSATLNPPGHVRGLAELIARFEDDDPEEVWQAHQRFHRTLIEPAASAWDLRTLEQLWAAAERYTRLVYDFAAIASSERDRRERIHTTILDAVRAQDAGRTRAAVGAHLAENESELLERISGLDLAALGKRGSHPA
- a CDS encoding amidohydrolase family protein; translation: MLIEDDVIAAIGPELTVAEAAAEVIDASGYIVIPGMIDTHRHLYQNLLRGLGSDWSLFQYCVAMFGTLGPNFTAEDMHLGNRLGSLDALDSGVTGVFDWSHNQLTPAHTDALVEGIESAGIRAQFGYGGSMKQYVECLAPPFRSTAHTDAAEVRRLRDRFPSDTGLITLGLAARGPDLSVMDVVKADWALARELGIRINIHLGQGIFPGRPAVAPLLDAGLLGNDLTFGHCNLLTDEEMKVMADHGVTATVTPEDEANMGHGFPRSPG
- a CDS encoding amidohydrolase family protein, with protein sequence MKAGVVPNIGVDTCIAVGGDQFTAMRFALGVPRSQHNGAQLEAGENPWDLQLSARDVLGMATIEGARALGQADRLGSLTPGKQADLVLINTADVSMTPVLDPVAAVVHHAGRSTVSDVFVAGNRVKKDGRLVGVDVAELHRSASAAAQGILARSGVQAGWKPPAA
- a CDS encoding nuclear transport factor 2 family protein, whose protein sequence is MSNAALTAVKAWYSAISERDWTTLRSLVDPEMEFVVADGFPAGGRYVGPEQIFDTFFPASFASWSAILPEVDEIFAVAGENVVVRGRYVGRTKVTDTPFDVPFAHLWRARDGKLVGLRQYIDTAVLRDAIEGRAAVMPTKTVP